In Nitrososphaera sp., the sequence CAGAAAGCCTGTAGTTCATTGCTAGCGGATCATGCACATCCCGGCCTTCTGATACACCTTCCTCCTGCAGGTTCTGGTAACTTGGCGGGAGATGGATGGAAATCTACGCACGAAATTCGAATCATGTCCGGTTAACTTACCAGAGCCCTGCGGCAAGACAAGTTCCCGCGGACTTACGCACATCTGCAGGCCCGGAATTATTGCCGGTACGTAGAATATTGGACTAACAAATAATCAATACCCGCCAGCGGAACGATTCTCAATAGTCATGGAGATTCTCGTTGCTGAGGACGAAGCTCAGATTGCCGAACTTTACAAGATTGCACTTGAAGACCGCGGTCACAGCGTCCAGATTGAGAGCGACGGCGAAAAAGCCGTAAATGCCTACATGAGCGCGTTTAGAACGAAGACTGTTCCAAACAAGGAAGAAAGAATTCGCAACGGGACCTTTCCATTCGATGCCCTGGTACTGGACTACAGGATGCCCAAAAAAGACGGGCTCACAGTTGCCAAGGAAGTCCTCGAGGTAAACCCGCACCAGAGGATAATCTTTGCATCCGCTTACGTTAGAGAAACCCTGGTTGATTCTGTCAAGAATCTAAAGCAGATAGTCGAGCTTTTGCAAAAGCCTTTTGACCTGGAAACACTCGTTGACACAATCGAGGATAAAAAAATCTACGAGGAACTTGCCAAGATTAACGTCAAGATAAAGTCACTCAAGGAGCTCAACCCGACACACGAGCAACTTCGAGACCTGCTCGAAGGAATCAAAATTCTGCACAAAAACAGCACGGCCATGCGCGCGGCTGCCTGATCCGGGAATTAGCTTCCCTCAGGGACAGGTTGGCGCTCAACGCCGTTTTATAACAGCAGGGCACTGCATGCAGAGAGAACAATAGTTGAAAGGCTCATTTGGCCAGCTAATCAATAAACTTGT encodes:
- a CDS encoding response regulator, with the translated sequence MEILVAEDEAQIAELYKIALEDRGHSVQIESDGEKAVNAYMSAFRTKTVPNKEERIRNGTFPFDALVLDYRMPKKDGLTVAKEVLEVNPHQRIIFASAYVRETLVDSVKNLKQIVELLQKPFDLETLVDTIEDKKIYEELAKINVKIKSLKELNPTHEQLRDLLEGIKILHKNSTAMRAAA